A window of the Zeugodacus cucurbitae isolate PBARC_wt_2022May chromosome 2, idZeuCucr1.2, whole genome shotgun sequence genome harbors these coding sequences:
- the LOC105214090 gene encoding HEAT repeat-containing protein 5B isoform X3, producing MENLQNFARTPQFLRKVINEARRSFIRNDDTCNNDEADSENSAEGYIDEMELSHSLTLNEEALKQLPEQKRPVFIFEWLRYLEKVLPVAQKSDIKSCQKKLVQQLTEHIQGSPGPPTRKLIASCLATLFSVGDTFMLFDTVNACNDILKNKDDSPSYLPTKLAAICVLGSMYEKLGRMMGRSYEETVQILIRTLRNAESQARAEIMITLEKVCAGMGTAISNVHKDIYKATKHCLTDRVMAVRVAAAKCVLEMINHAPFLYQTELESLATLCFRAFDGSNYEVRCAVAKLLGTLLAFTQQPPDGANKKPGQPISAKNQARNVSLDEALGILMSGFLRGGVSFLKGTGEIIKGSSSVNREVRVGVTHSYVVFVQFMGSVWLERNLSTFLMHALDLVANPKAASSHVDAVYSRKCINFILRSIIGKMLGEKAQTSACKELIHIIAKQMNSIDFNPENAKDSNQETLFSQHLLVCALQELGSLVLGLGTTAQSLLHDHSLNSIDATCAVLVHPCAAARLAAAWCLRCFCVAVPSQITPLIDRFVDAIEQMRSSPEAIAGYSAALAATLGSVRYSPLGIPHTKGKVVFNTAEELLRSASQNSRMSLNRTQAGWLLIGAIMTLGSPVVKGLLPRMLLLWRNSFPRSNKELESEKARGDAFTWQVTLEGRAGALSVMHSFLLNCPDLVTEDITRRLLTPIESALAMLVNLSSVLKSYGTQLKASAAMVRLRLYETLSLLPPNALESSYTHLLRMLVAEFTLSENPANTTNSLLRALCHGDDSIILGTWLQETDHRTIEDQLQPNSAAGSGALEHDSCCLYRPPISGMVGTAAIAAVASTQGNKVDQCPGPLPLGVAVIDMSVTLFGLIFPKVANKHRLQMLEHFAECIRQAKSSRQEAVQMNIFTALLSGLKGLTDSKSGIGQEDVKKSATNLVIAALVSTNSTLRCAAGEAIGRMAQVVGDSRFTAELAQNSFDKLKSARDVVTRTGHSLALGCLHRYVGGMGSSHHLNTSVSILLALAQDTSSPVVQVWSLYALALIADSGGPMFRGYVEATLTLSLKLLLTVPQSNMDVHQCVGRVLNALITTVGPELQSNNGAVGAMRSSFLCAAAIMQAHTDPLVQAEATGCLQQLHLFGPKYVNLSSLVPTLVKTLSSNYLMLRKAAVSCLRQLSQREAKEVCELALQMTPEQCPNLNITEYGLPGVLFAMLDTETDAEMLKNIHDTLTSMLQMLASDNLSSWLSLCKNVLTVAVEGTSLQDEAGGVKSEAINNKSSGSSDNANKNERDDDDEEEDYDDVTEYHAEENTSTHPAVQPRWPTRVFAAQCVRKIIATCEAANPIHLDLIQAKEMQMIKSRGDYLILHLAELIRMSFMAATSDSDQLRLEGLRTLQEIIDRFANVPEPEFPGHLLLEQFQAQVGAALRPAFSPDTPSHVTAAACEVCSAWIGSGVARDLNDLRRVHHLLVSSLDKLHTKTNSTQLYNESMATLEKLSILKAWAEVYIVAMIGNGSAPASLLQKKLTSSNTITALTSGIDLDGTEAAGGDFGDFESRGESLLNLVKPELGNLSTHWLAAMKDHALLLLPAEFQSQLPHDGGAFYTTDTINSSKPHYLSSWPPILYASSLWLKDEGFAAYVNANATGVDGAAYETNNNISHGSLSADRFHMIFGICMEALCSTRTSEKPKNVISCLQSLYTIFDSDWARKQLIKNKSLTIELCNVLHRQILTRDELLVQLLCMEILKQSIHAAKDDLQLTRDQHLAQNKNNENTDNAQLQTEIENLGEGGESGEIAPGTSHVYAVLEVCLCVFVRQIPSMNPSVASKLSTIQFKQELAAKSSTSQSFFSVLAEDNGMLVASGLQCVEDLTALCSPKGALTILPTIVFMTTSIMREIANKSAIDTTILANTGSVQAALHTLKSVCTDRWTKHELVSAEWLAILQSALATVIDMTKTAGDEEERKVDEVTMLLAIAVFILHTPASVVSTPSLQYPCINHFRQCMQSDHLSVKLKCIQTTRSIFAKADLKISTPYIHALAPRIIEGLYAEAAKTPRTDMELQITLESILTVETLIELAEPQNRNLMQGIQMLTLLVPVLINYLAEPAKLRTLPKYQRHLHEQALQWLMKIGPKYPQEFKTLMGQTLELRQKLEAAIRNQQQSISIANKASELQMRGGLTKPQKPTIKLKTDFSNFQ from the exons ATGGAGAATTTGCAGAATTTTGCCCGGACGCCACAATTTTTGCGCAAAGTCATAAATGAAGCAAGAAG ATCTTTTATTCGCAACGACGATACGTGCAACAACGACGAGGCCGACAGTGAGAACAGCGCCGAAGGATACATTGATGAAATGGAACTGTCACATAGTCTCACACTCAATGAGGAGGCGCTAAAGCAATTGCCAGAACAGAAACGTCCTGTCTTCATTTTCGAATGGCTGCGCTACTTGGAGAAAGTGTTACCAGTTGCTCAGAAATCGGACATAAAATCATGCCAAAAGAAGTTGGTTCAACAGCTGACGGAACACATTCAGGGCTCACCTGGTCCGCCAACTCGCAAATTGATAGCCAGTTGTTTGGCGACCCTCTTCTCGGTGGGTGATACTTTCATGCTGTTCGATACGGTGAATGCCTGCAACGACATATTAAAGAATAAGGATGATTCACCAAGCTATCTACCCACTAAACT TGCCGCTATTTGCGTATTGGGGTCAATGTATGAGAAACTTGGCCGAATGATGGGACGCTCTTATGAGGAGACGGTTCAAATACTAATACGTACCCTACGCAATGCCGAATCGCAAGCGCGCGCCGAAATTATGATTACGTTAGAAAAG GTTTGCGCTGGCATGGGAACGGCCATTTCGAATGTTCACAAAGATATTTACAAAGCAACGAAGCATTGCCTAACGGATCGCGTGATGGCGGTACGTGTCGCGGCTGCCAAATGTGTGCTAGAGATGATCAATCACGCACCATTCCTCTACCAGACCGAACTTGAGAGTTTGGCTACGCTCTGTTTTCGCGCTTTTGACGGCAGCAATTATGAGGTGCGTTGTGCGGTCGCTAAATTGCTGGGCACGCTGTTGGCTTTTACGCAGCAACCACCAGACGGTGCAAACAAAAAGCCAGGCCAACCGATATCAGCAAAGAATCAGGCGCGTAATGTTTCACTCGATGAAGCTTTGGGTATATTAATGTCGGGTTTCCTGCGAGGTGGTGTCTCCTTCCTAAAGGGTACAGGTGAAATTATTAAAGGAAGTTCGAGTGTTAATCGAGAAGTGCGTGTTGGCGTGACACATTCCTACGTTGTTTTTGTGCAATTCATGGGCAGCGTCTGGTTGGAACGCAACTTAAGCACATTTCTAATGCATGCACTAGATTTGGTGGCAAACCCCAAGGCCGCCTCCTCACACGTCGATGCTGTGTATTCGCGCAAATGCATTAACTTCATACTTCGCTCGATTATCGGTAAAATGTTGGGTGAAAAAGCGCAGACATCAGCCTGCAAGGAGCTCATACACATTATAGCCAAACAAATgaactcgatcgatttcaatccGGAAAACGCAAAGGATTCCAATCAAGAGACCCTTTTTAGCCAACACTTACTGGTGTGCGCGTTACAGGAGTTGGGATCACTTGTGCTCGGCTTGGGCACTACAGCGCAGAGTCTCTTGCATGATCATTCATTAAATTCTATTGATGCGACTTGCGCCGTGCTCGTTCATCCATGTGCTGCGGCACGTCTGGCTGCAGCTTGGTGCTTACGCTGTTTCTGTGTGGCTGTGCCGAGCCAAATAACACCACTCATTGATCGTTTCGTCGACGCCATCGAACAAATGCGCTCTTCACCCGAGGCCATCGCGGGTTATAGTGCAGCTTTAGCAGCAACTTTAGGTAGCGTACGCTACTCACCGCTTGGCATACCACACACCAAAGGCAAGGTGGTATTTAATACAGCTGAAGAGCTGTTACGCTCGGCATCGCAAAATAGTCGCATGTCACTGAATCGTACGCAAGCAGGTTGGCTCTTAATTGGCGCCATAATGACACTTGGTTCGCCAGTAGTTAAAGGTTTGCTTCCGCGTATGTTGCTGCTGTGGCGCAACTCATTCCCACGCTCGAACAAGGAGCTCGAATCAGAGAAGGCACGTGGTGATGCTTTTACCTGGCAGGTTACGTTGGAGGGGCGCGCTGGAGCGCTCTCCGTTATGCACAGCTTCTTACTGAACTGCCCAGACCTGGTAACAGAGGATATAACGCGTCGTCTTTTAACGCCCATCGAGAGTGCGCTCGCAATGCTAGTAAA TCTTTCGTCtgttttgaaaagttatggcACACAATTGAAAGCGTCCGCAGCTATGGTGCGTCTGCGCTTATATGAGACGCTTTCACTTCTGCCGCCAAACGCTTTGGAATCATCATATACGCATCTGCTCCGCATGCTTGTGGCCGAGTTCACACTCTCCGAAAATCCAGCTAATACAACGAACTCTTTACTACGTGCTCTCTGTCATGGCGATGACTCTATTATCTTGGGTACGTGGTTGCAAGAGACAGACCATCGAACTATTGAGGATCAG CTGCAACCTAACAGTGCCGCCGGTTCAGGTGCTCTAGAACATGATTCCTGCTGCTTATATCGTCCACCAATTAGCGGTATGGTAGGCACGGCTGCAATTGCTGCTGTCGCCAGTACACAAGGAAACAAAGTTGATCAATGTCCTGGACCACTACCATTGGGAGTCGCTGTTATCGATATGTCCGTAACGTTGTTTGGTCTAATCTTCCCGAAAGTGGCTAATAAGCATCGTTTGCAAATGCTGGAACATTTCGCCGAATGTATACGCCAAGCAAAGAGTAGTCGTCAAGAAGCGGTACAGATGAATATTTTCACTGCTTTGTTAAGCGGTTTGAAAGGTCTCACAGACAGCAAAAGTGGTATAGGTCAGGAGGATGTGAAGAAGAGTGCTACTAACCTCGTTATTGCGGCATTGGTTAGCACGAATTCGACTTTGCGTTGTGCAGCTGGCGAGGCTATCGGTCGTATGGCGCAAGTAGTAGGCGATTCACGTTTTACCGCCGAATTGGCACAAAACTCATTTGATAAATTGAAATCGGCGCGTGATGTTGTCACCCGCACCGGTCACTCGCTCGCTTTGGGTTGCTTGCATCGTTACGTTGGCGGTATGGGCTCATCACATCATTTGAATACAAGTGTTTCCATATTGCTTGCGTTAGCACAGGATACCTCCTCGCCGGTAGTGCAAGTTTGGTCGCTTTATGCACTGGCACTTATAGCCGACTCAGGTGGGCCAATGTTTCGTGGTTATGTAGAGGCGACACTAACATTGAGCTTAAAGTTATTGCTTACCGTACCTCAGTCAAATATGGATGTACATCAATGTGTGGGTCGTGTTTTGAATGCTCTCATTACAACAGTTGGACCGGAGCTGCAG AGCAACAACGGCGCCGTAGGGGCAATGCGTTCTTCATTCCTTTGCGCCGCGGCCATTATGCAGGCACACACCGATCCATTAGTTCAGGCCGAAGCAACCGGTTGCTTACAGCAGTTGCATCTCTTCGGACCAAAATATGTTAATTTGAGTTCTTTAGTTCCGACACTGGTAAAAACTCTGTCGAGCAACTATTTAATGCTGCGCAAAGCCGCTGTGTCTTGTTTGCGACAACTTTCGCAGCGCGAGGCCAAGGAAGTATGCGAATTAGCACTCCAAATGACACCGGAACAATGTCCCAATCTTAACATCACTGAATATGGGCTTCCGGGTGTACTTTTTGCAATGCTAGACACCGAAACCGATGCCGAGATGCTGAAGAACATACATGACACATTAACGTCAATGTTGCAAATGTTGGCTTCCGATAATCTAAGTTCATGGTTGAGTTTGTGTAAGAATGTGTTAACCGTAGCCGTGGAAGGAACCTCTTTGCAGGACGAAGCTGGTGGTGTGAAGAGTGAGGCTATCAATAACAAATCTAGTGGCAGTAGTGATAATGCTAATAAAAATGAACGCGATGATGACGATGAGGAAGAAGATTATGATGATGTAACTGAGTATCACGCCGAGGAAAATACGTCCACTCATCCTGCCGTACAGCCGCGATGGCCGACTCGTGTTTTCGCAGCGCAATGCGTACGCAAAATTATAGCCACCTGTGAGGCAGCCAATCCCATACATCTTGACCTAATACAAGCCAAGGAGATGCAAATGATTAAATCACGCGGCGACTATTTGATACTCCATTTGGCCGAGTTGATACGTATGTCCTTCATGGCGGCTACCTCAGACTCCGATCAATTGCGTTTGGAAGGTTTACGAACTTTACAAGAGATAATAGATCGGTTCGCGAACGTTCCAGAGCCAGAGTTTCCCGGGCATTTACTTTTAGAACAATTCCAGGCACAA GTTGGTGCTGCCCTCCGTCCCGCATTTTCACCGGATACCCCATCACATGTTACAGCAGCCGCTTGTGAGGTTTGTTCTGCTTGGATTGGTTCCGGTGTTGCACGGGACCTCAACGATTTGCGGCGTGTTCATCACTTACTAGTTTCGTCTCTAGACAAATTACATACGAAGACAAACAGTACTCAGTTATACAATGAATCAATGGCTACACTAGAGAAATTAAGTATTTTGAAGGCATGGGCTGAGGTATACATCGTTGCTATGATTGGCAATGGTTCTGCACCAGCTTCTTTGCTGCAAAAAAAACTCACCTCATCGAATACGATAACAGCACTTACAAGTGGTATAGATTTGGATGGTACGGAGGCGGCAGGTGGtgatttcggtgattttgaAAGTCGGGGTGAAAGCCTGCTCAATCTAGTTAAACCAGAGCTGGGCAACTTATCTACGCATTGGCTAGCCGCAATGAAAGATCACGCTCTCTTATTGCTACCTGCAGAATTTCAAAGTCAATTGCCACATGATGGTGGCGCATTCTACACTACTGATACGATCAACTCCTCCAAGCCACACTATTTGTCCTCCTGGCCGCCCATATTATATGCGTCTTCATTGTGGCTTAAGGACGAAGGATTTGCtgcatatgtaaatgcaaaCGCTACAGGTGTTGATGGCGCTGCCTATGAGACCAATAACAACATTTCACACGGTTCACTCTCTGCCGATCGTTTTCATATGATTTTCGGTATTTGCATGGAAGCTTTATGCAGCACACGTACCTCAGAAAAGCCGAAGAATGTCATCAGTTGTTTGCAATCACTATACACAATTTTTGATTCCGACTGGGCACGCAAACAGCTGATTAAGAACAAAAGCTTAACTATTGAATTATGTAATGTTTTGCATCGACAAATATTAACACGCGATGAGCTGCTGGTTCAGCTACTTTGCATGGAAATACTAAAACAATCGATACATGCTGCGAAAGATGATCTTCAGTTGACACGCGATCAGCACCTtgctcaaaataaaaacaatgaaaacacAGACAACGCTCAACTGCAgacagaaattgaaaatttgggcGAAGGTGGGGAATCCGGTGAAATCGCACCAGGTACTTCGCACGTCTACGCTGTACTGGAAGTTTGTCTATGCGTGTTTGTGCGTCAAATACCCTCAATGAATCCAAGTGTCGCCAGCAAACTTAGCACAATTCAATTTAAACAGGAATTAGCCGCCAAAAGTAGTACTTCACAATCCTTCTTCTCTGTATTGGCAGAAGATAATGGTATGCTAGTGGCTAGTGGTTTGCAGTGTGTCGAGGATCTAACTGCGCTGTGCTCGCCTAAAGGCGCGCTAACCATTTTGCCAACCATCGTCTTTATGACCACTTCGATAATGCGTGAAATAGCCAACAAATCGGCCATCGATACAACCATACTTGCGAACACTGGATCCGTACAAGCGGCGTTGCATACGCTCAAATCTGTATGCACAGACCGTTGGACAAAGCATGAGTTGGTTTCCGCTGAATGGTTGGCAATATTGCAAAGCGCATTAGCCACTGTTATAGATATGACGAAAACTGCTGGCGATGAGGAAGAGCGTAAGGTGGATGAGGTCACCATGTTACTGGCAATTGCCGTCTTTATACTGCACACCCCCGCTTCAGTGGTGTCCACACCATCATTGCAATATCCATGTATTAATCACTTCCGACAGTGCATGCAGTCTGATCATTTGTCCGTCAAGTTGAAGTGCATTCAAACAACGCGTTCAATTTTCGCAAAAGCCGATCTTAAAATATCTACACCTTACATACACGCACTGGCGCCACGTATAATTGAGGGCTTATATGCCGAAGCAGCGAAAACGCCGCGCACCGATATGGAGCTGCAGATAACACTCGAAAGTATATTGACCGTGGAGACGTTGATTGAATTGGCGGAGCCGCAAAATC GAAACTTGATGCAAG GCATACAAATGTTAACGCTACTGGTCCCTGTACTCATAAACTACTTGGCGGAGCCGGCAAAACTACGAACATTGCCGAAATATCAACGACACTTGCACGAACAAGCGTTGCAATGGCTAATGAAGATCGGTCCCAAATACCCCCAAGAGTTCAAAACATTAATGGGACAAACATTGGAGCTGCGCCAGAAACTCGAAGCAGCCATTCGCAACCAGCAGCAGTCAATTAGCATAGCCAACAAAGCAAGCGAATTGCAGATGCGCGGCGGTCTGACCAAACCGCAGAAGCCAACCATTAAATTGAAAACAGATTTCagcaattttcagtaa